In one Sporomusa sphaeroides DSM 2875 genomic region, the following are encoded:
- a CDS encoding PAS domain S-box protein, with protein MNSQKISRIPKIGLTVEEILESTTDAFYAVDADWRLAYINHRMEKWWQRPREELLGTVLWDLFPEPETVGWKMHHRAACERIAVHWKAYSPNLKVWVDAHAYPTSDGGIAVFFQDITERTQAEAERDQLLSQIAEEKDWLRAILGSIDDEVWIADTAGKVTFLNPTAQKALGLQSDGMPIVEIVNVLEILEPDGTPRLRVNTPLLRALKGETINGEEIIRHLNSGELRYRRFNCAPIKDRLGNITGAVAICRDITEEKRTGQKLKDCDERQIFLLKLSDALRPLSAPIEIHGAVTRTAMDYFGADRCYYCEIEDDNAVIRQDAACGTLPSVAGVYSLSNLPIHKALIAAGQPFTVRDVHTSELVDESLRQLCIQLKVNSYLNVPVVKGGKPVGILYVTQCSPRTWTNPEVELAMEIAERAWAAVERVRAEEALRDSERKYRDLFDSIDEGFCIIEVLFDDNDRPLDYRFLEVNQAFERQTGLLDAAGRCMRDMVPDNEQYWFDIYGRIALTGESTRFQESSVALGRFYDIYAFRVGKPEQRQVAILFNDITVRKQMEELLLRQSEDRFQQIFQKSPDIITIVRIKDGQYIDVNQAFVDILGYSREEVVGRTPAELNIVADDKNCIANVDEPSCQKSKLQNFPVNYRAKSGAVINMLCSTDLIKLGVEECRLMILKDITKDKQLEAELHRLDRLNTVGEMAAAIGHEVRNPMTTVRGYLQMMLKKEYATYREQLTTMIEELDRANTIISDFLSLAKNKTAKMKKHNLNAVISALVPLLQAEALHTGHQLTINAGNVPDFVMDAKEIRQLLLNLTRNAFEAMKPGCELTITTSFANGKVVLSVRDRGKGIPQSVLDKLGTPFLTTKDNGTGLGLAVCYRIVERHGAKIDVETSPAGTTFIISFPTENFQ; from the coding sequence ATGAATTCCCAAAAAATTTCGAGAATACCAAAAATAGGGTTAACTGTCGAAGAAATCCTGGAGAGCACCACCGACGCCTTTTATGCGGTAGATGCCGACTGGCGCTTGGCGTATATCAACCACAGGATGGAAAAATGGTGGCAACGTCCTCGGGAAGAGCTTCTGGGAACCGTGCTCTGGGACCTTTTTCCGGAGCCTGAGACCGTAGGCTGGAAAATGCATCACCGAGCTGCCTGCGAACGCATTGCGGTCCATTGGAAAGCATACTCTCCCAACCTGAAAGTTTGGGTTGACGCCCACGCTTATCCCACATCAGACGGCGGCATCGCCGTCTTTTTCCAGGATATCACCGAACGCACGCAGGCGGAAGCAGAGCGGGATCAGTTGCTCTCTCAAATTGCGGAGGAGAAGGATTGGTTAAGAGCTATCCTGGGCAGTATTGACGACGAGGTGTGGATTGCCGATACGGCAGGTAAAGTGACATTTTTGAACCCAACTGCCCAAAAGGCGCTTGGTCTGCAGTCCGACGGCATGCCGATAGTAGAGATTGTGAATGTACTGGAGATTTTAGAGCCTGACGGAACACCCCGTCTGCGGGTAAACACGCCTTTGCTCCGGGCGCTCAAAGGCGAGACCATCAACGGCGAGGAAATCATACGGCATTTGAATTCAGGCGAACTGAGGTACCGCAGGTTTAACTGTGCGCCTATAAAGGATCGCCTCGGCAATATCACCGGGGCTGTCGCAATATGCAGGGACATCACCGAAGAAAAGCGAACCGGGCAAAAGCTGAAGGACTGCGACGAACGGCAGATATTCCTTTTAAAATTGAGTGACGCACTGCGTCCATTATCTGCTCCGATTGAAATCCATGGCGCCGTTACCCGCACAGCCATGGACTACTTTGGCGCAGACAGATGCTACTACTGTGAGATCGAGGATGATAACGCAGTCATCCGGCAGGATGCTGCCTGCGGTACTTTGCCGTCGGTTGCCGGTGTATATTCCCTTAGCAACCTCCCTATCCATAAAGCCCTTATAGCTGCCGGCCAGCCTTTTACTGTCCGTGACGTGCATACATCAGAGCTAGTGGATGAGAGTCTCAGGCAGCTCTGTATTCAATTGAAAGTAAATTCCTATCTTAATGTACCGGTGGTAAAGGGCGGGAAGCCTGTTGGAATTCTTTATGTTACACAATGCAGCCCTCGTACCTGGACAAACCCGGAAGTGGAATTGGCTATGGAAATCGCCGAGCGCGCCTGGGCAGCGGTCGAAAGAGTGAGGGCTGAGGAGGCGCTGCGGGATAGCGAAAGAAAATACCGCGATCTTTTTGACTCAATCGATGAAGGGTTCTGCATCATTGAGGTCTTGTTTGACGATAATGATCGCCCGCTTGATTACCGCTTCCTTGAGGTAAACCAGGCTTTCGAACGGCAAACAGGGCTTTTAGACGCTGCAGGTCGTTGCATGCGGGATATGGTTCCAGACAATGAGCAATACTGGTTCGACATTTATGGGCGCATTGCCCTCACCGGTGAATCTACCCGTTTTCAGGAGTCGTCTGTAGCCCTTGGCCGTTTCTACGACATCTACGCCTTCCGGGTCGGGAAGCCTGAACAGCGGCAAGTGGCTATCCTGTTCAACGACATCACCGTGCGCAAACAGATGGAAGAACTTCTGCTACGTCAGTCTGAAGACCGCTTTCAGCAGATATTCCAGAAAAGCCCTGATATAATTACTATTGTCCGTATAAAGGATGGCCAATATATTGATGTCAATCAGGCGTTTGTCGATATTCTTGGATACAGCCGCGAAGAGGTCGTTGGCCGGACACCTGCAGAATTAAATATTGTGGCAGATGATAAGAATTGTATTGCCAACGTAGATGAACCTTCCTGCCAAAAGAGCAAGCTGCAAAACTTCCCGGTGAATTACCGGGCAAAATCCGGTGCAGTCATCAACATGTTATGCTCAACAGATCTCATCAAGCTCGGCGTCGAAGAATGCAGACTAATGATACTAAAGGATATTACCAAAGACAAACAATTGGAAGCCGAGCTACACCGCCTTGACCGGCTGAACACCGTCGGCGAGATGGCTGCCGCCATCGGTCACGAGGTGAGAAACCCCATGACCACGGTGCGCGGCTACCTGCAAATGATGCTCAAGAAAGAATACGCCACATACCGCGAGCAATTAACTACCATGATAGAAGAACTCGACCGGGCCAATACCATTATCAGCGATTTCCTGTCCCTGGCTAAGAACAAGACTGCCAAGATGAAAAAACACAATCTAAATGCTGTCATTAGCGCGTTGGTGCCGCTGCTGCAGGCGGAAGCCCTTCATACCGGCCACCAGCTTACTATCAATGCGGGTAACGTTCCGGATTTTGTCATGGATGCGAAGGAAATCCGGCAACTGCTTCTCAACCTAACCCGCAACGCCTTCGAAGCCATGAAGCCCGGCTGTGAGCTGACCATTACAACCAGCTTTGCGAACGGAAAAGTGGTGCTCTCGGTCCGCGACAGAGGCAAAGGCATACCACAATCAGTGCTGGACAAGCTGGGTACCCCCTTCCTGACTACCAAGGATAACGGCACCGGTTTGGGGCTTGCGGTCTGCTACCGTATCGTCGAGCGGCACGGTGCGAAGATCGATGTGGAGACTTCGCCGGCAGGAACGACTTTTATCATCAGTTTTCCGACTGAAAATTTCCAATAA
- the ppsA gene encoding phosphoenolpyruvate synthase yields the protein MVLTTNSEGGICTNSYVLGLQEIDKTKLMAVGGKGANLGELSRIEGIRVPDGFCVTTEAYKRIIDQSPEFNLLLDQLSLLKADDRQRIAEISVRIRQVIEAIAIPKDISEDITGFLSRFGEKDAYAVRSSATAEDLPTASFAGQQDTYLNIIGKEAILKHISKCWASLFTERAVTYRLQNGFDHRKGHLSVVVQKMVFPQAAGILFTADPLTSNRKVLSIDAGFGLGEALVSGLVNADIYKVCNGKVIDKKISAKKLAVYALKAGGTQVQETPPERQNSQVLTDEQILSLTRMGRKIEEHFGHPQDIEWSLADDSFYIVQSRPITTLYPIPEAKTQENHVYVSVGHQQMMTDPMKPLGLSFFLLTTHAPMCKAGGRLFVDVTDNLASSDSRDILLEAMGHSDPLIKDALMTIIERGDFIKLSPADNKDQSSGNNKQDMLSSGSLAQIEYDPTIVFDLIKRSQASIAELKRNIRTKSGSDLFDFILEDIPQLKKILFDSQSLAVIIAAMEASAWINETMLKWLGEKNAADTLSQSVSNNITSEMGLELLDVADVIRPYPEIIEYLQHITEDDFLEEIVKFDGGQATQDTIYAYLNKYGMRCVGEIDITKTRWSEKPTILVPMILSNIKNFEPNASKRKFEQGRREALKKEQELLDRLKQLPDGEQKAEETKRMIDLIRNFSGFREYPKYGMINRYFVYKQALLKEAEQLVQAGVIQDKEDICYLTLEELRETVRTNKLNYPIISQRKDEYKVYEKLTPPRVITSDGEIITGKYKRENLPAQAIIGLPVSAGVIEGRARIILNLEAADLEAGDILVTAFTDPSWTPLFVSIKGLVTEVGGLMTHGAVIAREYGLPAVVGVENATKLIKDGERIRVHGTEGYVEIL from the coding sequence TTGGTTTTGACAACAAACAGCGAAGGGGGAATCTGTACGAATTCGTATGTGCTTGGTTTGCAGGAGATTGATAAAACAAAGCTTATGGCAGTCGGTGGCAAGGGCGCTAACCTGGGGGAGTTATCCCGGATTGAGGGGATACGGGTACCGGATGGTTTTTGTGTTACTACCGAAGCGTATAAAAGAATAATTGATCAATCGCCTGAGTTTAACCTATTGCTGGATCAATTGTCCCTTCTAAAGGCAGACGACAGACAGAGAATCGCTGAAATCAGCGTCAGGATTCGCCAAGTCATCGAAGCGATAGCCATCCCTAAAGATATTAGTGAAGACATCACTGGCTTTCTCTCCAGATTTGGTGAAAAAGATGCCTATGCAGTACGATCCAGCGCCACGGCAGAGGATTTACCGACAGCCTCCTTTGCCGGCCAGCAGGATACGTATTTGAACATTATCGGCAAGGAGGCAATCCTAAAGCATATCAGCAAGTGCTGGGCATCGCTGTTTACCGAAAGGGCAGTAACTTACCGCCTTCAAAACGGCTTCGACCACCGTAAAGGCCACCTGTCTGTGGTTGTTCAGAAAATGGTTTTTCCACAGGCGGCAGGCATTTTGTTTACTGCCGATCCCCTCACTTCGAATAGGAAGGTGTTATCCATTGATGCCGGCTTCGGCCTTGGCGAGGCCTTGGTCTCCGGCCTGGTGAATGCCGATATCTATAAAGTGTGTAACGGCAAGGTTATCGATAAAAAGATATCCGCCAAGAAGCTGGCTGTTTATGCCTTAAAAGCTGGCGGTACGCAAGTGCAGGAGACCCCGCCTGAACGGCAGAATAGCCAAGTGCTGACAGATGAGCAGATTTTGAGTCTCACGCGCATGGGCAGAAAGATCGAGGAACATTTCGGTCATCCCCAGGACATTGAATGGAGTCTGGCTGATGATAGCTTTTATATTGTCCAGAGTCGGCCAATCACCACTTTATACCCCATCCCTGAAGCGAAGACCCAGGAAAATCACGTCTATGTATCTGTCGGTCATCAACAAATGATGACCGATCCCATGAAGCCATTGGGATTATCTTTTTTTCTGTTAACGACTCATGCACCCATGTGTAAAGCTGGTGGAAGATTGTTTGTTGATGTCACAGATAATCTGGCTTCATCCGATAGCAGAGACATTTTATTAGAGGCTATGGGACACTCCGATCCGCTCATAAAAGACGCACTCATGACCATAATTGAGCGAGGAGATTTCATAAAATTATCACCAGCTGATAACAAAGACCAAAGTTCCGGTAACAACAAGCAAGATATGCTGTCTTCGGGTTCTCTTGCACAAATAGAATACGATCCGACCATTGTTTTTGATTTGATTAAGCGTAGTCAAGCATCGATAGCAGAGCTAAAACGAAATATCCGAACAAAATCAGGCTCAGATTTATTTGACTTTATCCTGGAAGATATCCCGCAGTTAAAGAAGATTTTATTTGACTCACAAAGTTTGGCTGTGATTATAGCTGCTATGGAAGCTTCAGCATGGATTAATGAAACCATGCTGAAGTGGTTAGGTGAAAAAAACGCAGCCGACACACTTTCTCAATCTGTATCAAACAATATTACTTCGGAAATGGGTCTGGAACTATTGGATGTTGCAGATGTGATTCGTCCTTATCCGGAAATAATCGAGTATTTGCAACATATAACAGAAGATGACTTTTTGGAAGAAATAGTTAAATTTGATGGTGGTCAGGCAACCCAAGACACCATCTATGCTTATCTCAATAAATACGGAATGCGATGTGTCGGGGAAATCGATATTACGAAAACTCGCTGGAGTGAAAAGCCAACTATACTTGTCCCCATGATTCTCAGCAACATCAAAAACTTTGAGCCTAATGCCAGCAAGCGGAAATTTGAGCAAGGGCGAAGGGAAGCTTTGAAAAAAGAACAGGAGTTATTAGACCGATTGAAGCAATTACCGGATGGTGAACAAAAAGCCGAAGAAACAAAACGAATGATCGACCTGATCCGGAACTTCAGCGGGTTTAGAGAATATCCAAAGTACGGAATGATTAATCGCTATTTCGTTTATAAGCAGGCCTTACTGAAAGAAGCCGAACAACTGGTGCAAGCAGGCGTTATTCAGGACAAAGAAGATATCTGCTATCTTACTTTGGAAGAACTTCGCGAAACCGTACGCACCAATAAACTGAACTATCCGATCATCAGCCAGCGAAAAGACGAGTACAAGGTATATGAAAAACTAACTCCCCCACGTGTTATTACGTCTGATGGCGAAATCATCACAGGTAAGTACAAACGAGAAAATCTCCCCGCCCAAGCTATTATCGGGCTGCCTGTTTCTGCCGGAGTGATAGAAGGGCGGGCACGTATCATCTTAAATCTGGAAGCTGCTGATCTGGAAGCTGGAGATATATTGGTCACCGCTTTTACTGACCCCAGCTGGACACCCTTGTTTGTATCCATAAAAGGACTAGTCACCGAAGTTGGTGGACTGATGACCCACGGAGCAGTAATCGCCCGTGAATATGGCTTACCGGCAGTTGTCGGAGTAGAAAATGCTACCAAGCTGATAAAAGATGGAGAGCGAATTCGTGTGCATGGAACAGAAGGGTATGTAGAAATCTTATAA
- a CDS encoding Vat family streptogramin A O-acetyltransferase — protein sequence MPIAPDKTKLYPNENIKTVCYIKNLPAKPNVEIGDYTYYSDNKNPPENFYECIQHHYEFLGDKLIIGKFCAVAEGVTFIMNGANHRMDGITTYPFNIFGGGWEKAAPAVEQLPFKGDTVVGNDVWIGQKVTIMPGVKIGDGAIIAANATVTKNVEPYAIVGGNPARLIKKRFSDEMIELLLKLQWWNWDEQKIFNNLALLVSGNDIVTVKKLLVN from the coding sequence ATGCCGATAGCGCCAGATAAAACCAAGCTATATCCCAACGAAAATATTAAAACAGTTTGCTATATCAAGAACCTGCCAGCTAAGCCAAATGTGGAGATTGGCGATTATACGTATTACAGTGACAACAAAAACCCTCCCGAGAATTTCTACGAATGTATCCAGCATCATTATGAGTTTCTTGGGGATAAACTAATCATTGGGAAATTCTGTGCTGTTGCTGAAGGTGTAACCTTTATTATGAATGGAGCGAACCATCGTATGGACGGTATTACAACCTATCCGTTCAATATCTTCGGCGGCGGCTGGGAGAAGGCGGCACCTGCCGTGGAGCAGCTGCCGTTTAAAGGGGATACAGTGGTCGGCAATGATGTATGGATTGGGCAGAAGGTTACGATTATGCCGGGAGTTAAGATTGGTGACGGCGCAATTATTGCCGCCAATGCGACCGTAACAAAAAATGTAGAACCTTATGCGATCGTCGGCGGCAACCCGGCCCGATTGATAAAAAAGAGATTTAGCGACGAAATGATTGAACTGTTGTTAAAGCTTCAATGGTGGAATTGGGATGAGCAAAAGATATTTAATAATCTTGCGTTATTGGTTTCCGGTAATGATATTGTTACAGTTAAAAAGTTGTTGGTGAATTAA
- a CDS encoding Y-family DNA polymerase gives MGLVDFSRFPRRSVLCIDAKSFFASVEAVRRKLDPLEAYIAVVSDVRRAGAIVLASSPRVKLEYNIKTGNRLFEIPKHSPIMVVEPNMALYINVNQAIQNIFRRFVTDEDMHVYSIDESILDVTASLNLFGPAEAIAEAILKTVKDELGLIVTIGIGDNPLLAKLALDNEAKKRPPWMAKWTYEMVPQTVWKIQPLTAFWGISRGYDKKLKQMGIYTIEGLAHADPVWLQKTLGVMGLQLYYHAWGLDASIISQKERPKSKSYSKNQILMRDYYVKAEILMIIKEMVGDVCARLRKHQEKCQEIYLGIGYSDRNFRSGFTARIKLIRPEHSTDIISEAARQEFCERWQGEPVRSVNITAGKIVSQGHEQLELFFAGAEKNHAIDRVIDELRQRFGKKTIFYAGSMAGGTFLERADYVGGHKGKSE, from the coding sequence ATGGGGCTCGTTGATTTTTCTCGTTTTCCCCGCAGGAGCGTATTGTGCATTGACGCAAAGTCATTCTTTGCGTCCGTAGAGGCGGTGCGACGGAAGCTTGACCCACTGGAAGCCTATATTGCTGTAGTATCGGATGTAAGGAGAGCCGGTGCGATTGTACTGGCCAGCAGTCCGAGGGTTAAATTGGAATATAATATCAAGACCGGAAATCGACTCTTTGAAATTCCCAAGCATTCGCCGATAATGGTAGTAGAGCCAAATATGGCGCTGTATATCAATGTGAACCAGGCGATACAGAATATATTCCGCCGCTTTGTAACAGATGAAGATATGCACGTTTATAGCATTGATGAGTCTATATTGGATGTTACCGCATCGCTAAATTTGTTTGGACCGGCGGAAGCGATTGCGGAGGCCATCTTAAAGACGGTAAAGGATGAATTAGGTCTTATTGTGACGATAGGCATTGGCGATAATCCGCTTTTGGCAAAGCTGGCCCTGGATAATGAAGCTAAAAAGCGTCCGCCGTGGATGGCAAAATGGACGTATGAAATGGTGCCGCAAACAGTATGGAAAATACAGCCGCTGACTGCGTTTTGGGGCATATCCAGAGGATATGATAAGAAACTTAAGCAAATGGGCATTTATACGATTGAGGGGCTGGCTCACGCCGATCCGGTGTGGCTGCAGAAAACTCTAGGCGTAATGGGGTTGCAGTTATATTACCACGCATGGGGCTTGGATGCCAGCATCATTAGCCAGAAGGAACGGCCGAAAAGTAAATCCTATAGTAAAAACCAGATATTAATGCGGGATTATTATGTAAAAGCAGAAATTCTAATGATCATCAAGGAAATGGTGGGAGATGTATGCGCCAGGCTGCGTAAGCACCAGGAAAAATGCCAGGAGATATATTTGGGAATAGGGTATTCGGATCGGAATTTCAGGTCAGGTTTTACTGCGCGAATTAAACTGATTCGCCCGGAACACTCAACAGATATCATTAGTGAAGCGGCACGCCAGGAGTTTTGTGAGCGGTGGCAGGGTGAACCGGTACGATCGGTAAATATTACTGCCGGGAAAATCGTGTCACAAGGACATGAGCAGTTGGAACTGTTTTTTGCAGGAGCAGAAAAGAACCATGCTATAGATAGAGTAATAGATGAACTGCGGCAGCGATTTGGCAAAAAAACGATCTTTTATGCTGGGTCGATGGCTGGTGGAACCTTCCTTGAACGGGCAGATTATGTGGGCGGACATAAAGGAAAAAGTGAATGA